In the Klebsiella aerogenes KCTC 2190 genome, one interval contains:
- a CDS encoding amino acid permease has protein sequence MVSETKTTEAPTLRRELKARHLTMIAIGGSIGTGLFVASGATISQAGPGGALLSYILIGLMVYFLMTSLGELAAFMPVSGSFATYGQNYVEEGFGFALGWNYWYNWAVTIAVDLVASQLVMSYWFPDTPGWIWSALFLGIMFLLNWISVRGFGEAEYWFSLIKVATVIIFIIVGIMMIFGIFEGAKPAGWSNWGIDDAPFAGGFAAMIGVAMIVGFSFQGTELIGIAAGESENPEKNIPRAVRQVFWRILLFYVFAILIISLIIPYTDPSLLRNDVKDISVSPFTLVFEHAGLLSAAAIMNAVILTAVLSAGNSGMYASTRMLYTLACDGKAPRIFSKLSRGGVPRNALYATTVIAALCFLTSMFGNQTVYLWLLNTSGMTGFIAWLGIAISHYRFRRGYVLQGNDINNLPYRSGFFPLGPIFAFVLCLIITLGQNYEAFLKDTIDWGGVAATYIGIPLFLVIWFGYKLVKGTRFVRYSEMKFPERFKG, from the coding sequence ATGGTTTCGGAAACTAAAACCACAGAAGCGCCCACGCTCCGCCGCGAGCTAAAAGCGCGCCACTTGACCATGATCGCTATTGGCGGTTCCATCGGTACAGGTCTTTTCGTTGCCTCTGGCGCAACAATTTCTCAGGCAGGCCCCGGCGGCGCGCTGCTTTCCTACATTCTGATCGGTCTGATGGTGTATTTCCTGATGACCAGCCTCGGCGAGCTGGCGGCGTTTATGCCGGTTTCAGGCTCTTTTGCGACCTACGGTCAGAACTATGTAGAAGAAGGCTTTGGTTTCGCGCTGGGCTGGAACTACTGGTACAACTGGGCGGTGACTATCGCCGTTGACCTCGTTGCTTCGCAGCTGGTGATGAGCTACTGGTTCCCGGATACACCCGGCTGGATCTGGAGCGCCTTATTCCTCGGCATCATGTTCCTGCTGAACTGGATCTCGGTACGCGGCTTCGGCGAAGCGGAGTACTGGTTCTCGCTGATTAAAGTTGCCACCGTGATTATCTTTATCATCGTCGGCATTATGATGATTTTTGGCATTTTCGAAGGCGCCAAGCCGGCGGGCTGGAGCAACTGGGGCATTGATGATGCGCCGTTTGCCGGCGGTTTTGCGGCGATGATCGGCGTGGCGATGATTGTCGGCTTCTCCTTCCAGGGTACCGAGCTCATCGGTATTGCCGCGGGCGAATCGGAAAATCCGGAGAAGAACATTCCGCGCGCGGTGCGTCAGGTGTTCTGGCGTATCCTGCTGTTCTATGTCTTCGCGATTTTGATTATCAGCCTGATCATCCCGTATACCGATCCGAGCCTGCTGCGCAACGACGTTAAAGACATTTCCGTTAGCCCGTTCACCCTGGTATTCGAGCACGCCGGTCTGCTCTCTGCGGCGGCGATCATGAACGCGGTTATCCTGACGGCGGTGCTGTCGGCGGGTAACTCCGGGATGTACGCCTCTACGCGTATGTTGTATACCCTGGCGTGCGACGGCAAAGCGCCGCGCATTTTCTCGAAGCTGTCGAGAGGCGGCGTACCGCGCAACGCGCTGTATGCGACTACCGTGATTGCGGCGCTGTGCTTCCTGACCTCGATGTTCGGCAACCAGACGGTTTACCTGTGGCTGCTGAATACCTCCGGGATGACTGGCTTTATCGCCTGGTTGGGTATTGCGATCAGCCACTACCGTTTCCGTCGTGGTTACGTGTTGCAGGGTAACGATATTAATAACCTGCCGTACCGTTCCGGGTTCTTCCCGCTGGGGCCGATCTTCGCCTTCGTACTGTGCCTTATCATCACCCTTGGCCAGAACTATGAAGCCTTCCTCAAGGACACCATTGATTGGGGCGGCGTGGCGGCGACCTACATCGGTATTCCGCTGTTCCTGGTTATCTGGTTTGGTTACAAGCTGGTGAAAGGTACCCGCTTCGTGCGCTACAGCGAAATGAAGTTCCCGGAACGCTTTAAAGGCTAA
- the yieE gene encoding DNA-binding transcriptional regulator YeiE, whose protein sequence is MHITLRQLEVFAEVLKSGSTTQASQMLALSQSAVSAALTDLEGQLGVQLFDRVGKRLVVNEHGRLLYPRALALLERAGEIEQLFRGDNGAIRVYASSTIGNYILPEIIARYRRDFPELPLELSVGNSQDVINAVSDLRVDIGLIEGPCHAADIIAEPWIEDELVVFAAPDSPFLEGELTLQRLAEAQWILREHGSGTREIVDYVLLSHLPAFQLGMELGNSEAIKHAVRHGLGISCLSRRVIAEQLEAGTLVELKLPLPRLTRTLWRIRHRQKHVSKALQRFIRYCEV, encoded by the coding sequence ATGCATATCACGCTACGGCAACTGGAAGTTTTTGCTGAGGTTTTGAAAAGCGGGTCGACGACTCAGGCGTCACAGATGCTGGCGCTGTCGCAGTCGGCGGTGAGCGCGGCGCTGACCGATCTGGAGGGGCAACTCGGCGTTCAGCTTTTTGACCGCGTCGGTAAACGGCTGGTGGTCAACGAGCATGGCCGCTTGCTCTACCCGCGCGCGCTGGCCCTGCTGGAGCGCGCCGGAGAGATAGAACAGCTGTTTCGCGGCGATAATGGCGCTATCCGCGTTTATGCCAGTAGCACCATCGGCAACTATATTCTGCCGGAAATCATCGCCCGCTACCGCCGCGACTTCCCTGAACTGCCGCTGGAGCTGAGCGTTGGCAACAGCCAGGATGTGATTAATGCGGTCAGCGATTTGCGCGTCGATATTGGCCTGATCGAAGGGCCGTGCCACGCGGCGGATATTATCGCCGAGCCGTGGATTGAAGATGAACTGGTGGTGTTCGCCGCCCCTGATTCGCCATTCCTCGAAGGCGAATTGACGCTGCAACGGCTGGCGGAAGCGCAGTGGATCCTGCGCGAGCATGGCTCCGGCACGCGGGAGATCGTCGATTATGTGCTGTTGTCGCATCTGCCCGCGTTCCAGTTAGGCATGGAGCTTGGCAACTCAGAGGCGATTAAACATGCGGTGCGCCACGGACTAGGCATCAGCTGCCTGTCGAGGCGAGTCATTGCCGAACAGCTGGAGGCCGGAACGCTGGTGGAGCTCAAGCTGCCGCTGCCGCGCCTGACGCGCACGTTGTGGCGTATTCGCCATCGGCAAAAACACGTTTCCAAGGCGCTGCAGCGCTTTATCCGTTACTGCGAGGTGTAG
- a CDS encoding YeiH family protein, which translates to MTALTLPTKHRTLWHFVPGLALTAALTGAALWAGSFPAIAGAGFSALTLAILFGMVVGNTVYPKIWQSCDGGVIFAKQYLLRLGIILYGFRLTFAQIADVGVSGILIDVLTLSSTFFIACFLGQKVFGLDKHTSWLIGAGSSICGAAAVLATEPVIKAEASKVTVAVATVVIFGTIAIFLYPAMYPLLAHWFTPEAYGIYMGSTMHEVAQVVAAGHAVSPDAENAAVIAKMLRVMMLAPFLLFIAARVKQLAPAGNGEKSKITIPWFAILFILVAVFNSFHLLPKAVVDMLVTLDTVLLAMAMAALGLTTHVSALKKAGAKPLLMALMLFVWLIVGGGAINFAIHHLIG; encoded by the coding sequence ATGACAGCACTCACTTTACCCACTAAACATCGCACCCTGTGGCATTTCGTCCCAGGTCTGGCGCTGACCGCCGCGTTGACCGGCGCCGCCCTGTGGGCAGGCAGTTTCCCTGCTATCGCCGGCGCGGGCTTCAGCGCGCTGACGCTGGCTATTTTGTTCGGCATGGTGGTCGGTAATACCGTTTATCCTAAAATTTGGCAGTCCTGCGACGGCGGGGTGATTTTCGCCAAGCAGTATCTGCTGCGCCTGGGGATCATTCTTTATGGTTTTCGTCTGACGTTTGCCCAGATTGCTGACGTCGGCGTCAGCGGGATCCTGATTGACGTACTGACGCTGTCCAGCACTTTCTTTATCGCCTGTTTCCTCGGGCAGAAGGTTTTCGGGCTCGATAAACATACCAGCTGGCTTATCGGCGCCGGTAGCAGCATCTGCGGCGCCGCGGCGGTCCTGGCCACCGAGCCGGTCATCAAAGCCGAAGCCAGTAAAGTGACGGTCGCCGTGGCGACAGTGGTTATCTTCGGTACTATCGCTATCTTCCTCTACCCGGCGATGTACCCGCTGCTGGCGCACTGGTTCACTCCGGAAGCCTACGGCATCTATATGGGCTCCACCATGCATGAAGTCGCTCAGGTGGTCGCCGCCGGTCACGCGGTTAGCCCGGACGCCGAAAATGCGGCGGTTATCGCCAAAATGCTGCGCGTGATGATGCTGGCTCCGTTCCTGCTGTTCATCGCTGCTCGTGTGAAACAACTGGCGCCAGCCGGTAACGGCGAAAAGAGCAAAATCACCATTCCGTGGTTTGCCATCCTGTTTATTCTGGTGGCGGTATTTAACTCCTTCCACCTGCTGCCGAAAGCCGTCGTCGATATGCTGGTCACCCTCGATACCGTACTGCTGGCGATGGCGATGGCCGCGCTGGGCTTAACCACCCACGTCAGCGCACTGAAAAAAGCCGGTGCGAAGCCGCTGCTGATGGCGCTGATGCTGTTCGTCTGGCTGATTGTTGGCGGCGGCGCGATTAACTTCGCTATCCACCACCTGATTGGCTAA
- the nfo gene encoding deoxyribonuclease IV — MKYIGAHVSASGGLANAAIRAAEIEATAFALFTKNQRQWRAAPLTDEAIAEFKAACEKYHFGPGQILPHDSYLINLGHPVEEALEKSREAFIDELTRCQQLGLTLLNFHPGSHLQQIPEDECLARIAESINIALAKTEGVTAVIENTAGQGSNLGFKFEHLAAIIDGVEDKSRVGVCIDTCHAFAAGYDLRSAEECEKTFAEFERIVGFRYLRGMHLNDAKSAFGSRVDRHHSLGEGNIGHDAFRWIMQDNRFDGIPLILETINPDIWAEEITWLRAQQTAEVA, encoded by the coding sequence ATGAAATATATTGGAGCGCACGTTAGCGCCTCCGGCGGTCTGGCCAATGCCGCCATCCGCGCCGCCGAAATCGAAGCGACCGCCTTCGCCCTGTTCACCAAAAATCAGCGTCAATGGCGCGCCGCGCCGCTCACCGACGAAGCGATTGCCGAATTCAAAGCCGCCTGCGAAAAATATCACTTCGGCCCGGGGCAAATCCTGCCGCACGACAGCTACCTGATTAACCTCGGTCATCCGGTCGAAGAAGCGCTGGAGAAATCCCGCGAGGCGTTTATCGATGAATTAACCCGCTGCCAGCAGTTGGGATTAACGCTGCTCAACTTCCATCCGGGCAGCCACCTGCAGCAGATCCCGGAAGATGAATGCCTGGCGCGTATCGCTGAATCCATCAACATCGCGCTGGCGAAAACCGAAGGCGTGACCGCGGTTATCGAAAATACCGCCGGTCAGGGCAGTAACCTCGGTTTTAAATTTGAGCATCTTGCCGCCATCATTGACGGCGTTGAAGACAAATCCCGCGTTGGCGTCTGCATTGATACCTGCCACGCTTTCGCCGCCGGCTATGACCTACGCAGCGCGGAGGAGTGTGAAAAGACCTTCGCCGAATTCGAACGGATCGTCGGCTTCCGGTATCTGCGCGGCATGCACCTGAATGATGCCAAAAGCGCTTTTGGCAGCCGCGTCGACCGTCACCATAGCCTGGGTGAAGGCAATATCGGCCATGATGCTTTTCGTTGGATCATGCAGGATAACCGTTTCGATGGTATCCCGCTGATTCTGGAAACCATTAACCCGGATATCTGGGCGGAAGAAATTACCTGGCTGCGGGCGCAGCAGACCGCCGAAGTGGCCTGA